The genomic interval CACACCGCCGACGAGATACAGGGACACGCCCCGTTCATCCGCGAGAGCTCCAAGCTCACGAAGAAGAGACCGACGCTCTTGAGGGAGGCGATCCAACAGATTGCGACTAGTCATCCGACCTTTCATGGGACGTCATTGTAGCAACCCCGCTTCATATTCGAAACAGAGCGAGGAAACAGCCTCTCGCAGAAAGCCCATCCACGTTTATACAAAGACATGGGCTCGCGGGTGGCGACAAGGAGGCAGTACCGCTGAAAGACGTGTCCGTATGGGGAGTACGAGCGAGAACGAGATCCGCTTTCACCCTGGCGAGACAGTTCTCGTAATCATCGGCAACCGCAAGGCCAACTCAGCAGCACTGGCCTTGACTCCCTGCTGCACCAAGGCCAGGACCTCGAGAAGATTGAATGGCTTGAGGAGATAGGCCACAGCCCCCAACCGCATGGCCTCTTCAGCAGATTCGAGACTTCCCCTCCCAGTCACCACGATGACTTTGACGGCTTGGCCACTTGCCCTCACCCG from Nitrospirota bacterium carries:
- a CDS encoding response regulator gives rise to the protein MAIGASQPNVLIVEDQEGPRKALCMILSSFYRVYTAETASAALKIIGEGPMDLVIMDVGLPDISGMELLRRVRASGQAVKVIVVTGRGSLESAEEAMRLGAVAYLLKPFNLLEVLALVQQGVKASAAELALRLPMITRTVSPG